A stretch of the Chelonoidis abingdonii isolate Lonesome George chromosome 11, CheloAbing_2.0, whole genome shotgun sequence genome encodes the following:
- the RIT1 gene encoding GTP-binding protein Rit1 — protein sequence MDSGARQGGGALGQSREYKLVMLGAGGVGKSAMTMQFISHRFPEDHDPTIEDAYKIRIRIDDEPANLDILDTAGQAEFTAMRDQYMRAGEGFIICYSITDRRSFHEVREFKQLIYRVRRTDDTPVVLVGNKSDLTLLRQVSKEEGSALAREFSCPFFETSAAFRYYIDDVFHALVREIRRKEKEAIMAMEKKSKPKSSVWKRLKSPFRKKKDSVT from the exons ATGGACTCTGGAGCCCGCCAGGGCGGGGGCGCCTTAGGACAATCCCGCGAGTATAAACTGGTGATGCTGGGAGCTGGCGGCGTGGGCAAGAGCG CTATGACCATGCAGTTCATCAGCCACCGGTTCCCAGAGGACCATGATCCTACCATTG AGGATGCTTATAAAATACGAATACGGATTGATGATGAACCTGCAAATTTGGACATTTTGGACACAGCAGGACAG GCAGAGTTTACAGCTATGCGGGACCAGTACATGAGGGCAGGTGAGGGATTTATCATCTGTTATTCAATCACGGACCGACGCAGTTTTCATGAAGTGCGTGAGTTCAAACAGCTCATCTACCGTGTTCGGCGCACGGATGACACTCCTGTGGTTCTTGTGGGGAACAAATCTGATTTGACACTGCTCCGACAG GTCTCCAAAGAAGAAGGCTCAGCTTTAGCACGAGAATTCAGCTGCCCTTTTTTTGAAACTTCAGCCGCATTCCGCTATTATATCGATGATGTATTTCATGCTCTTGTGCGAGAAATCCGTAGAAAAGAGAAGGAAGCAATAATggccatggaaaaaaaatccaaacccaaaAGCAGCGTATGGAAAAGACTGAAGTCACCATTCCGAAAAAAGAAAGATTCAGTGACCTGA